The genomic segment TCAAAAGCCGCCAAAAAGAAGAGGCGGCTTCATATCCGGCTTCATTGGAGTTGTAATCGGTGCATTACTTGTATGGTTCATCATGCAAGGCGAAAGTAGTACAAAGGAACAGTCGCTGGTTAATGGCTCGGAGCAGAAGGTCGATGCTATGCAAACAGAACGCATATCTCTTGATGTAAATAACGACGTTACTGACATTGTCGAGAAAGTGGCGGATTCAGTCGTTGGCGTAACGAATTTGAAGACAATTAGTGATCCTTGGTCGCCTGTAGAAACGACAAGGGAAACAGGTTCAGGTTCGGGTGTCATTTATAAAAAACAAGGGGACAAAGCATATATCGTAACGAATCATCACGTTATAGAAGGTGCACAAGAACTTGAAATTACTTTCGATGATGGTTCGAAGACAGACGGAAAAATCGTTGGTAGCGATATGTGGACTGACTTAGCTGTCATTGAAATTGACGCTAAACTTGTTAAAACAGTTATTGATTTTGGGGATTCAGATGCTTTGAAACGCGGTGAAACGGTCATTGCAATTGGTAATCCGCTCGGTCTCGGTTTTTCAGGTTCGGTAACCGTTGGCGTTGTATCCGGAAAAGATCGTTCGATTCCAATTGATTTTGATGAAAATGGCACAGTAGATTGGTTTGCAGATGCCTTACAAACCGATGCCGCCATTAATCCTGGTAACTCGGGAGGCGCGTTAATTAACCTTGCTGGCCAGCTTATTGGCATCAATTCCATGAAAGTATCGGAGGCAACGGTTGAAGGAATCGGACTTGCGATCCCCATCAATCTTGCAATGCCGATTATCGATCAACTTGAAGAACATGGTGAAGTAAACCGTCCGACAATGGGGGTTACATTACTCGATCTTCGAAGTATACCAGCTCAACAACAACGGGAAATGCTAAAGTTACCGGTGGATGTAACAGACGGGGTTGTCATCAATGAAGTAATGAGCAATTCTCCTGCCCAACTTGCTGGTGTAAAGCAGTATGATGTCATCGTTGAAATGGATGGCGAAAAAATTGAGGACATGGTCACCT from the Sporosarcina psychrophila genome contains:
- a CDS encoding S1C family serine protease, yielding MDELNQNQANGEPQPSAPMPESTARHSQKPPKRRGGFISGFIGVVIGALLVWFIMQGESSTKEQSLVNGSEQKVDAMQTERISLDVNNDVTDIVEKVADSVVGVTNLKTISDPWSPVETTRETGSGSGVIYKKQGDKAYIVTNHHVIEGAQELEITFDDGSKTDGKIVGSDMWTDLAVIEIDAKLVKTVIDFGDSDALKRGETVIAIGNPLGLGFSGSVTVGVVSGKDRSIPIDFDENGTVDWFADALQTDAAINPGNSGGALINLAGQLIGINSMKVSEATVEGIGLAIPINLAMPIIDQLEEHGEVNRPTMGVTLLDLRSIPAQQQREMLKLPVDVTDGVVINEVMSNSPAQLAGVKQYDVIVEMDGEKIEDMVTLRKHLYNSKEVGDTMQMKVYRDGQLLEIEMVLKDGNSF